In one Vibrio sp. CB1-14 genomic region, the following are encoded:
- a CDS encoding cupin domain-containing protein: MYKLTVNLADFLAQYWQKQPTIIKGGFASFTDPISPEELAGLSMEEEIDSRFVSNLDQNWQAEHGPFTEQKFAELADSHWSLIVQATNHWHAGAAELIEPFKALPQWLFDDLMVSYSVQGGGVGPHIDQYDVFIVQGMGKRHWRVGAKDIGQYKETKRHEALRQIESFDAIIDDVLEPGDILYIPPGFPHDGYALEPSLSYSVGFRSPKEQELISNFADYVLAHDYGDKHMDKPTLSATKHFGQISTNDKETLTNMLMSALQDESTIKDFLGCMLSQSRHQLNIIEPEQKWTSEDIAQHLSNGGSIYKVAGLRALLHEEEPTMVYINGEVFKLPEAQTWLARALTDSDVIVDIEPNSHVVPLLTELINKGYWFID; the protein is encoded by the coding sequence ATGTATAAATTAACCGTAAATCTCGCCGACTTCCTTGCCCAATACTGGCAAAAGCAGCCAACTATTATTAAAGGTGGATTCGCCTCTTTCACGGATCCTATCTCGCCAGAAGAGCTTGCAGGGCTATCGATGGAAGAAGAGATCGACTCTCGCTTTGTCTCCAATCTTGATCAAAATTGGCAGGCTGAACACGGCCCGTTTACTGAACAAAAATTCGCAGAGCTTGCAGATAGCCACTGGTCTTTAATTGTGCAAGCCACTAATCATTGGCATGCGGGTGCTGCTGAACTCATCGAGCCGTTTAAAGCGCTCCCTCAGTGGCTATTTGATGATTTAATGGTGAGCTACTCCGTCCAAGGTGGCGGGGTGGGTCCACACATCGACCAATACGATGTCTTTATTGTTCAGGGAATGGGAAAACGTCATTGGCGAGTTGGCGCGAAAGATATTGGGCAATACAAAGAAACTAAGCGCCATGAAGCACTGCGCCAAATTGAGTCTTTTGATGCCATCATCGACGATGTGCTTGAACCTGGCGATATACTCTATATCCCACCTGGTTTTCCACATGATGGATACGCCCTTGAGCCATCGCTCAGCTACTCCGTTGGCTTTCGTTCTCCAAAAGAACAAGAACTTATCAGCAACTTCGCCGACTATGTGTTAGCTCACGACTATGGTGATAAGCACATGGATAAGCCGACTCTCAGTGCTACCAAGCACTTCGGTCAAATCAGCACCAATGATAAAGAAACGCTGACAAACATGTTGATGTCGGCACTGCAAGACGAGTCGACCATCAAAGACTTTCTAGGTTGTATGCTTAGTCAGTCGCGTCATCAGCTCAATATCATTGAACCGGAACAAAAGTGGACATCCGAAGATATCGCCCAGCACCTTTCAAACGGTGGTTCTATCTATAAAGTGGCGGGATTACGTGCTCTGTTACATGAAGAAGAGCCGACCATGGTGTACATCAATGGTGAAGTGTTCAAGTTGCCAGAAGCGCAAACTTGGTTAGCAAGAGCCCTCACAGATAGTGACGTTATTGTAGATATAGAGCCTAACTCTCACGTGGTACCGCTTCTGACTGAGCTCATTAATAAAGGCTACTGGTTCATCGACTAA
- a CDS encoding DUF2999 family protein translates to MNPIIALLKENNISDAQINEIFETLTQNPLAAMATISQLGLPQDKLQLLMNQVMQNPALIKEAAEELGLDFAKVEAAKEQLNK, encoded by the coding sequence ATGAATCCAATTATTGCCCTATTGAAAGAGAACAATATTAGTGACGCGCAAATCAATGAGATTTTCGAGACACTAACGCAAAACCCATTAGCGGCCATGGCAACCATTAGCCAACTGGGCCTGCCTCAAGACAAACTTCAACTATTGATGAATCAAGTGATGCAAAACCCAGCACTCATCAAAGAAGCGGCAGAAGAGCTTGGCCTCGATTTTGCTAAAGTTGAAGCGGCAAAAGAACAGCTAAACAAGTAA
- a CDS encoding outer membrane protein transport protein encodes MDKRYATLSLAGLLAISSTPLWAAGFQLAEHSAAGLGRANAGEAAIADSAATIAHNSAAITRFSKAQLSLGAAYIAPQVRVTGNGPSESFNRQLTNNDVVDDVIVPSAYFSMPINEQWHVGVGLFTDFGLMTEYPKDYLAGPIAGKTSLKTMNINPNVAYKINDSFSVSVGASAVYADAELERTLGILADAINSQNGTNFNRTDIATSLKGDGWGYGFNLGVLWELNENHRFGLSYRSKVDITLKGDYTTDVPNGIVTQPGQTVGGELELNLPSIAEFSGYHQVTEPLALHYSVVMTGWSTFEEIRGTVDGVTVLQKDEKFEDSFKYALGLTYGVSSAVTLRTGIAFDQTPNVNHPSISLPDSDRMNYSVGASYAFSDSTWLDFGFSFIDAKETTFTEELEPENLPGTTVDFKSEGDAYLYALQFNHRF; translated from the coding sequence ATGGATAAAAGGTATGCGACGCTCTCCCTAGCCGGTTTGCTGGCAATATCCTCCACACCCTTGTGGGCTGCGGGCTTTCAGCTTGCAGAGCATTCGGCTGCAGGCCTTGGTCGAGCGAATGCGGGTGAAGCGGCGATTGCTGATTCAGCAGCAACGATTGCCCATAACAGCGCGGCGATTACTCGTTTTAGTAAAGCGCAACTATCGTTAGGAGCAGCCTATATTGCACCGCAAGTTCGTGTCACGGGTAATGGACCTTCTGAGAGTTTTAATCGACAGCTGACCAACAACGATGTAGTCGATGATGTCATTGTGCCATCAGCTTACTTTTCCATGCCTATAAATGAACAGTGGCATGTCGGAGTGGGTTTATTTACCGACTTTGGTCTAATGACTGAATATCCTAAAGACTATTTGGCCGGGCCTATTGCTGGCAAAACCAGCTTAAAAACGATGAATATTAACCCTAACGTTGCTTATAAAATCAATGACAGTTTTAGTGTGTCGGTTGGTGCGAGCGCAGTTTATGCTGATGCAGAACTGGAGCGAACCTTAGGTATATTAGCTGATGCAATTAATAGTCAGAATGGTACTAACTTTAATCGCACCGATATTGCAACTTCATTAAAAGGAGATGGTTGGGGGTATGGTTTTAATCTTGGCGTTTTATGGGAGCTAAATGAAAACCATCGCTTTGGGCTTAGCTATCGCTCGAAAGTCGATATTACCTTGAAGGGTGATTACACCACGGATGTTCCCAACGGCATAGTGACTCAGCCAGGTCAAACCGTCGGCGGTGAACTTGAACTTAATTTGCCAAGCATTGCTGAGTTTTCGGGCTATCACCAGGTTACGGAGCCACTTGCACTCCACTACAGCGTCGTAATGACTGGCTGGAGCACTTTCGAAGAAATTCGTGGCACGGTAGATGGCGTGACTGTGCTGCAAAAGGATGAAAAATTCGAGGACTCGTTCAAGTACGCACTTGGTCTTACCTATGGTGTTTCTTCTGCCGTCACGTTGCGCACGGGAATTGCCTTTGACCAAACCCCTAACGTCAATCATCCAAGCATTAGCCTACCGGACTCTGACCGTATGAACTACAGCGTAGGTGCTAGCTACGCGTTTAGTGATTCTACTTGGTTAGACTTTGGTTTCAGCTTCATCGACGCGAAAGAAACCACCTTTACTGAAGAGTTAGAGCCAGAAAATTTGCCTGGTACGACAGTGGATTTCAAATCTGAAGGCGACGCTTATTTGTACGCGTTGCAATTCAACCACCGTTTTTAA
- a CDS encoding parallel beta-helix domain-containing protein: MMSTLLRPLSLAAMVAVILTGCNGDEYEESQPTGAYALSDYGSPTHCADGMEWASASEVTAIENLVELAESNSTITLPEGCFKMNNQLTVDSKDNLVLKGAGITKTFLDFSNVDGKDGIAVSGGSNIVISDLQVSEASKNGIKADSVEGLIIRDVATVWLEVPRERDEDGSLRGTYGIYPVKSQNVLIEDTWSYGSADAGVYVGQTIGAVVRNNVAEKNIAGIEIENSSGVDVYGNLAVGNTGGVLLFDLPGATTIGRLVDDVRVFNNTIRDNNLVNYVDTTCDKGVGGCGVVGIVPPGTGIVILSGRNGEFFNNTIDNHDSMAVAMTSYLLVNDNPEAYVPSFTGPSSSEGAAILQGWNPVPTGMYFHDNSVTNVGMNPNGALIDDMVLAYSLEHQAFPAVFYDGAGESLVRSQMFTELRDALNGTFGTDRWNYLTNFTDADSNCVINNTGTSVGVLVDHLDPTAIGRYSENPANADFLYQNPHTSLLRGGCDVKQPLAVNTVTIDGVEYGWGITDATPDDGDSGSGNNGIVGNEMCRANTAGDINWAALTRDSASFAENCTNLSDYHLFADASDPTKNLNLATSGKGTLYEMNVELFTDYARKYRYVLMPEDVSATYRSQEVFDFPVGTVLIKTFTLPTSTDNSIGEDEELIETRLLIRRDSGWVALPYVWNEDKTDATLTAVSVPFERTIEHNGENLAFTYEVPSRNECTLCHKVTEDVADPVGSTQAAGFSPIGPKARNMNSVRSVSLGNPINQLLHWENLGLVSLPDTPSNLPAVPEFDTEAGATNLTPAELEDYAKAYLDINCAHCHRTEGKAASNPFKLEYWREGVGQMGLCARGITFHKGPSPYVVMPGDADNSVLHYRINIDNGNMMPELGRHVVHKEGVALVADWINSIDPTGWDCVE, encoded by the coding sequence ATGATGTCTACGCTTTTAAGACCGCTCTCGCTAGCGGCAATGGTTGCTGTCATCCTTACCGGGTGTAACGGTGACGAATATGAAGAATCTCAGCCCACCGGCGCTTATGCTTTGTCTGACTATGGGTCACCAACGCATTGTGCTGATGGTATGGAGTGGGCGAGCGCAAGTGAAGTGACCGCCATTGAAAACCTCGTAGAACTAGCAGAAAGCAACAGCACTATCACGTTGCCTGAAGGCTGTTTCAAAATGAACAATCAGCTTACTGTTGATTCGAAAGACAACCTAGTGCTCAAAGGGGCGGGGATAACGAAGACCTTTTTGGATTTCTCTAATGTAGATGGCAAGGACGGCATTGCAGTCAGTGGCGGTAGCAATATCGTGATATCTGACTTGCAGGTGTCTGAAGCGTCGAAAAACGGCATCAAAGCGGACTCTGTCGAAGGGCTGATTATTCGTGATGTCGCAACGGTATGGCTGGAAGTACCCCGTGAACGAGATGAAGATGGTTCACTGCGTGGCACGTACGGTATCTACCCTGTGAAATCGCAAAATGTTTTGATCGAAGATACATGGAGCTACGGCAGTGCCGATGCAGGTGTCTATGTGGGGCAAACCATTGGTGCCGTGGTGCGTAACAATGTGGCTGAGAAAAACATCGCAGGTATTGAAATTGAAAACAGCTCGGGCGTTGATGTATACGGCAACCTTGCAGTGGGTAATACCGGCGGCGTCTTACTATTTGATTTGCCTGGTGCAACCACTATTGGCCGTCTAGTTGATGACGTAAGGGTGTTCAATAACACTATTCGCGACAATAACTTAGTTAACTATGTTGATACAACCTGTGATAAAGGCGTTGGTGGTTGTGGCGTGGTGGGTATCGTACCTCCCGGTACAGGTATAGTGATTTTATCTGGCCGTAATGGCGAGTTCTTTAACAACACTATCGATAACCACGACTCAATGGCTGTGGCAATGACCAGCTACTTGTTGGTGAATGACAACCCAGAAGCGTACGTGCCAAGCTTTACTGGCCCAAGTAGCTCTGAAGGAGCTGCGATTTTACAAGGTTGGAACCCAGTACCGACAGGTATGTACTTCCACGATAATTCGGTTACCAATGTGGGCATGAACCCCAACGGTGCCCTCATTGATGATATGGTGCTGGCGTATTCACTTGAGCATCAAGCGTTTCCTGCCGTTTTCTATGATGGCGCCGGTGAGTCGTTGGTGCGCTCGCAAATGTTTACCGAGCTGCGCGATGCGCTTAATGGCACATTTGGTACTGACCGCTGGAACTACTTAACCAATTTTACGGACGCAGATTCAAACTGTGTCATCAACAATACTGGAACCAGTGTTGGTGTGCTGGTGGATCACTTAGACCCAACAGCAATAGGCCGATACTCAGAGAACCCAGCAAACGCAGATTTCCTCTACCAGAACCCTCATACGTCACTGCTGCGCGGTGGGTGTGATGTTAAACAGCCTTTGGCTGTAAACACCGTAACCATTGATGGGGTGGAATATGGTTGGGGCATTACGGATGCAACGCCAGATGATGGAGATTCGGGCTCAGGTAACAATGGCATAGTTGGTAATGAGATGTGTCGTGCTAATACGGCAGGTGATATTAATTGGGCTGCACTGACTCGTGATTCTGCAAGCTTTGCCGAAAACTGTACGAATCTCTCTGACTATCATCTATTCGCTGATGCTAGCGATCCGACTAAGAACCTTAACCTTGCGACATCAGGTAAAGGTACGTTGTATGAAATGAACGTTGAACTGTTTACAGATTACGCTCGCAAGTATCGCTATGTGTTGATGCCAGAAGATGTGTCGGCGACCTACCGTTCTCAAGAAGTGTTCGATTTCCCAGTTGGTACGGTACTAATAAAAACGTTCACATTACCAACGAGTACTGATAATTCGATTGGCGAAGATGAAGAGTTGATCGAGACTCGATTGTTGATTCGTCGTGATTCAGGCTGGGTGGCACTGCCATATGTGTGGAATGAAGATAAAACGGACGCCACACTCACCGCAGTATCTGTACCATTTGAGCGCACTATTGAACATAACGGTGAAAACTTGGCATTTACGTACGAAGTACCAAGCCGTAATGAGTGTACTTTGTGTCACAAAGTTACCGAAGATGTGGCGGATCCTGTAGGTAGTACCCAAGCGGCAGGCTTCTCACCAATTGGACCAAAAGCACGCAATATGAACAGTGTTCGCTCTGTATCTTTAGGTAATCCGATTAACCAACTATTGCACTGGGAAAACTTGGGATTGGTGAGCTTACCGGATACACCGAGCAACTTACCGGCAGTACCAGAGTTTGATACCGAAGCCGGGGCAACCAATTTAACTCCAGCCGAGCTAGAAGACTACGCCAAAGCTTACTTAGATATTAACTGTGCGCATTGCCATCGAACAGAAGGTAAGGCGGCCAGTAACCCATTTAAGTTGGAATATTGGCGAGAAGGTGTCGGTCAAATGGGATTGTGTGCGCGTGGCATTACGTTCCACAAAGGGCCTAGTCCTTATGTAGTGATGCCAGGGGATGCCGACAATTCGGTTCTGCATTATCGAATCAACATCGATAATGGCAACATGATGCCTGAACTTGGTCGTCATGTCGTACACAAAGAAGGAGTGGCTTTGGTTGCTGACTGGATCAACTCTATCGACCCAACAGGATGGGATTGTGTGGAGTAA
- a CDS encoding glutaredoxin family protein, which produces MKFIRIILGKIILLLNFVFSPRGVKRSSEAQQQADAKASAMQLYQFEACPFCVKVRREMKRQSINIELKDAKNDPVAREELLDGGGRVKVPCLKIVENGEETWMYESSDIVSYLQKEFA; this is translated from the coding sequence ATGAAGTTCATCCGCATTATTTTAGGCAAAATCATTCTATTGCTGAACTTTGTGTTTTCACCACGCGGCGTAAAACGCAGCAGTGAAGCACAGCAACAAGCTGATGCCAAAGCATCGGCGATGCAGCTTTATCAATTCGAAGCTTGTCCATTTTGTGTCAAAGTTCGCCGTGAAATGAAACGCCAATCTATCAATATCGAATTAAAAGACGCGAAAAACGATCCTGTTGCTAGAGAAGAGCTTTTAGATGGCGGCGGTCGAGTTAAAGTGCCATGTCTGAAAATCGTCGAAAATGGCGAAGAAACATGGATGTATGAGTCATCGGACATTGTGAGTTACCTGCAAAAAGAATTTGCCTAA
- the norR gene encoding nitric oxide reductase transcriptional regulator NorR: MQDISTSSLIDLTVGLASSNNDQERFDSLLNTIRKTIRCDCVALLSLQGDTLVPLAMQGLARDTLGRRFVINEHPRFAEICAASSPVIFDADSELPDPFDGLLIDHHGDLPMHSCMGLPLIFGEKMLGALTLDSLEPNVFHSIPTRNLEVLSAIAASTLKMALTFSQLEYQAKQSKQLLEELNEEAWERDGGEMIGNSEPMRALKSDIEIVAPSDFNILIHGETGVGKELVARTLHYQSTRRQQPLVYVNCAAIPENLIESELFGHVKGAFTGADKNRLGKFALADGGTLFLDEIGELPLAAQSKLLRALQNNEIQPVGKDQIQKINVRVLAATNRDLKLEVENGKFRADLYHRLSVYPISVPPLKERLGDVELLTGFFLEQVRRKLGISQIKLNPNVVTHLNRYAWPGNVRELEHVINRAALKAKARSMGKAVVSVTIDDCGQFDDALPPQNQTKATTIELPKESAGIREATEEYQRALISNALVSADYNWAQAARELKTDRANLIRLSKRLGLSVTKRHSLSRE; the protein is encoded by the coding sequence ATGCAAGATATCTCCACCTCAAGTCTTATCGACCTAACCGTTGGTCTCGCTAGCAGCAACAACGATCAAGAACGTTTCGATTCGCTGCTCAATACTATCAGGAAAACCATTCGCTGTGATTGTGTAGCGCTGCTTTCATTGCAGGGAGACACGCTAGTACCACTGGCGATGCAGGGGCTCGCTCGAGATACATTAGGACGACGCTTTGTCATTAATGAGCATCCGCGTTTCGCTGAAATCTGCGCCGCTAGTAGCCCAGTGATTTTTGATGCTGATAGTGAGCTGCCCGACCCCTTTGATGGTCTATTGATTGACCATCACGGCGACCTGCCAATGCACTCTTGTATGGGGCTTCCGCTGATTTTTGGCGAAAAAATGTTGGGAGCGCTAACGCTAGATAGCCTAGAACCGAATGTCTTTCATAGTATTCCAACGAGAAATCTCGAAGTTCTGTCTGCTATCGCCGCCTCTACGTTGAAAATGGCACTCACTTTCTCTCAGCTAGAATATCAAGCAAAGCAATCGAAGCAACTTCTCGAAGAGCTCAATGAGGAAGCTTGGGAGCGAGACGGAGGAGAGATGATCGGTAACAGTGAGCCAATGCGAGCGCTTAAATCTGATATTGAGATCGTCGCGCCCTCCGACTTCAACATTTTGATCCATGGTGAAACAGGCGTTGGCAAAGAGCTGGTTGCGCGCACGCTGCATTACCAATCAACCCGAAGACAACAACCTTTGGTCTACGTGAACTGCGCGGCCATCCCAGAAAACCTGATTGAGAGCGAACTGTTTGGCCACGTCAAAGGAGCGTTTACAGGCGCCGATAAAAACCGCCTAGGTAAGTTTGCACTCGCAGACGGTGGCACCCTGTTTCTCGATGAGATTGGGGAATTGCCACTGGCCGCACAAAGTAAGCTTTTACGCGCTCTACAAAACAATGAGATCCAACCTGTCGGTAAAGATCAGATTCAGAAAATTAACGTCCGCGTGTTGGCGGCAACCAATCGAGACCTCAAGTTAGAAGTGGAAAATGGCAAGTTTCGCGCAGACCTCTACCACCGTCTCAGCGTCTACCCGATTTCCGTTCCTCCACTAAAAGAACGTCTTGGTGATGTGGAACTGCTAACCGGCTTTTTCTTAGAACAAGTGCGCAGAAAACTCGGGATCAGCCAGATCAAACTCAACCCGAATGTCGTTACTCACCTTAACCGATACGCATGGCCAGGCAATGTTCGCGAACTTGAACATGTCATAAACCGTGCGGCCCTAAAAGCAAAAGCCCGCTCGATGGGAAAAGCGGTTGTGTCCGTCACCATCGATGACTGTGGACAATTTGATGACGCACTTCCACCACAAAATCAAACCAAAGCAACGACTATTGAGCTTCCAAAAGAGAGCGCTGGAATCCGCGAGGCCACGGAAGAATATCAACGAGCATTGATATCAAATGCGTTAGTCAGTGCAGACTACAACTGGGCTCAAGCGGCACGCGAGCTCAAAACGGATCGTGCCAATCTTATCCGATTGTCTAAGCGTTTGGGTCTTAGCGTCACCAAGCGTCATAGTTTATCTAGGGAGTAA
- the hmpA gene encoding NO-inducible flavohemoprotein → MLSNQHIEIIKSTIPLLESAGPALTQHFYQRMFAHNPELKDIFNMTHQKSGRQSVALFEAVAAYAKNIENLAALSAAVERIAHKHTSFHIKADHYQIVGHHLIETLRELAPEAFTPAVEEAWTEAYLFLAQIFIDREEELYQLREKALGGWRGTRRFVVVEKTSESKLVTSFVLEPEDGGKVLDFQPGQYLGIQVSPTGSDNVEIRQYSLSQAPTGTSYRISVKKEQSSEHADGLVSNYLHRELNVGSTLDVMPPAGDFFYQPSDAPVVLISAGVGCTPMQAMLQQIGKQDSSQQVTYLHACENELQHSFVDETATILAANGWQQHTWYREPQDKHEATNCHNGMMDLSAIKDSLPVHFGEFYLCGPVGFMQAVVAQLEAMDVERSRIHYEVFGPHANL, encoded by the coding sequence ATGCTAAGTAATCAACATATCGAAATCATCAAAAGCACTATTCCTCTACTTGAGTCAGCTGGACCTGCTCTGACTCAGCATTTCTATCAGCGAATGTTTGCTCATAACCCAGAGCTCAAAGACATTTTTAATATGACTCATCAAAAGTCGGGTCGTCAAAGCGTTGCTTTGTTTGAAGCGGTAGCCGCTTACGCTAAGAACATTGAAAACCTCGCTGCTTTGTCAGCAGCAGTTGAACGTATCGCGCACAAGCATACGAGCTTTCACATCAAAGCTGATCACTACCAAATTGTTGGGCACCACCTCATTGAGACATTGCGTGAACTGGCGCCAGAGGCGTTCACTCCGGCTGTAGAGGAGGCTTGGACAGAAGCGTATCTATTTTTAGCGCAGATCTTTATCGATCGCGAAGAAGAGCTTTACCAATTGCGTGAAAAAGCACTGGGTGGTTGGCGCGGTACTCGTCGATTCGTCGTCGTCGAAAAAACATCAGAGTCTAAATTAGTCACGAGTTTTGTTCTTGAGCCTGAAGACGGCGGCAAAGTACTCGATTTTCAACCAGGTCAGTATCTGGGAATTCAAGTCTCACCAACGGGCAGTGATAACGTGGAAATTCGACAATATTCACTTTCTCAAGCACCAACGGGCACAAGCTACCGTATCTCTGTGAAAAAAGAGCAATCGAGTGAGCATGCTGATGGTTTGGTCTCTAACTATTTGCATCGTGAGTTAAATGTTGGTTCAACACTAGACGTTATGCCACCTGCTGGCGACTTCTTTTACCAGCCGTCTGATGCACCTGTGGTACTTATTTCTGCCGGTGTGGGCTGCACGCCTATGCAAGCAATGCTACAACAAATCGGTAAGCAAGATTCTTCCCAGCAAGTGACTTACTTACACGCGTGTGAAAATGAGCTGCAGCATTCGTTTGTTGATGAAACGGCGACAATTTTGGCTGCAAACGGCTGGCAACAACATACTTGGTATCGTGAACCACAGGACAAGCATGAAGCGACGAATTGTCACAATGGGATGATGGATTTATCAGCTATCAAAGATTCTCTACCAGTTCATTTTGGTGAGTTCTATCTTTGTGGACCAGTTGGCTTTATGCAGGCCGTGGTGGCACAGCTAGAAGCGATGGATGTGGAGCGCTCACGTATTCACTATGAAGTATTTGGTCCACATGCAAACCTATAA
- a CDS encoding YaeQ family protein — MALKPTIYKFRVALTDMNRDYYDSLNLTVALHPSENQQRMMARLMAFCLNASPDLQFTKGLSTIEEPDIWEKSLDDQTLVWIDIGEPDVDRVKKATRLSKKTKVYSFNTKSDVWWQQNQGKFGYLDASVYRFDNESIESLTGLVTRTMDLSVMITGTSLFVDAESGSVEVTVEELQDK; from the coding sequence ATGGCCTTAAAACCAACCATTTATAAGTTTCGTGTTGCCTTGACCGACATGAATCGTGACTACTACGACTCTCTCAACCTTACCGTCGCCCTGCACCCTTCTGAAAATCAGCAACGTATGATGGCAAGACTGATGGCATTCTGCTTAAACGCATCTCCCGACCTTCAGTTCACCAAAGGATTATCGACCATTGAAGAGCCGGACATTTGGGAAAAATCACTCGATGATCAAACCTTGGTTTGGATTGATATTGGTGAGCCAGATGTTGATCGCGTTAAGAAAGCCACTCGACTCTCTAAGAAAACCAAGGTTTACAGCTTCAACACCAAAAGCGATGTATGGTGGCAACAAAACCAAGGTAAATTTGGCTATTTAGATGCTAGCGTCTATCGCTTCGATAATGAGTCTATCGAATCACTGACTGGGTTGGTTACTCGAACAATGGATCTTTCTGTCATGATTACCGGAACCTCCCTATTTGTTGATGCGGAGAGTGGCTCAGTAGAAGTCACTGTAGAGGAATTGCAAGACAAATGA
- a CDS encoding cold-shock protein, with translation MSNTVTGTVKWFNETKGFGFIQQENGPDVFAHFSNIKADGFRTLAEGQKVEFRVTQGQKGPQAEEIVPV, from the coding sequence ATGTCTAACACAGTAACTGGTACAGTTAAGTGGTTCAACGAAACTAAAGGCTTTGGCTTCATTCAACAAGAAAATGGTCCAGACGTTTTCGCTCACTTCAGCAACATTAAAGCAGACGGTTTCCGTACGCTTGCTGAAGGCCAAAAAGTTGAGTTCCGAGTAACTCAAGGCCAAAAAGGCCCTCAAGCTGAAGAAATCGTTCCAGTTTAA
- a CDS encoding threonine/serine ThrE exporter family protein: MPSTQTIKKIVDIGDTLHRSGCAPYKVEKYAQYYAQKHGIDVMVQATPTAINYQFPDKDNTVVLKRLKPASINLSLLANTIIRINQPSNEPVPEPVGYPKWVVALANMGIPPAYLMLVGSTLEAIAFSMLLGLMVWVCQLVYRGRNSIAVEFISALLTGVLVAFIASTGAAIPIWALCIASVVLFVPGLSIANSLECLAFNDLVSGTALLGQSALTLIKLFIGVMMGLNIGEAFWGQAESLSYTNEVPLWLHCCGLLLISTSIGVIFNARPTDILLGLPVAVLGMWGPFYLGFDSGWVVGTWVTTVLITLYGTWVAKRLDLTGSIYIVQGIIILVPGSRVMVSASQSVFEQSILPIPNIGLSALFMFSAIVAGQITAYSIYSPKIER; this comes from the coding sequence ATGCCTTCCACTCAAACAATTAAAAAAATCGTAGATATCGGCGACACACTTCACCGCAGTGGATGTGCCCCTTATAAAGTGGAAAAGTACGCGCAATACTACGCGCAAAAACACGGCATCGATGTCATGGTGCAAGCCACCCCAACCGCCATCAACTATCAATTTCCAGATAAAGACAACACGGTTGTACTAAAGCGATTAAAACCCGCCTCCATCAACCTTAGCTTGCTCGCCAACACTATCATTCGAATCAATCAGCCAAGCAATGAGCCGGTTCCAGAGCCGGTCGGTTACCCAAAGTGGGTGGTCGCCCTGGCTAATATGGGGATCCCACCCGCTTATCTCATGCTGGTAGGCAGCACGTTGGAAGCCATTGCATTTTCTATGTTGTTAGGTTTGATGGTTTGGGTGTGTCAGCTTGTTTATCGTGGGCGCAACTCTATCGCGGTCGAGTTCATTTCAGCTCTACTCACCGGGGTACTTGTGGCATTTATCGCCAGTACCGGCGCTGCAATTCCCATATGGGCGTTATGTATTGCGAGTGTCGTTTTGTTTGTGCCCGGTTTATCTATCGCCAACTCACTTGAGTGTTTGGCATTTAATGACTTAGTCTCGGGTACCGCTCTTTTGGGGCAAAGCGCCCTCACCCTCATAAAATTGTTTATCGGTGTGATGATGGGGCTCAATATTGGTGAGGCCTTTTGGGGGCAAGCAGAGTCTCTGTCCTACACCAATGAAGTCCCGCTATGGCTGCATTGTTGTGGGCTATTGCTCATCTCAACCTCCATTGGCGTCATTTTTAACGCCCGCCCAACTGACATTCTACTGGGACTACCCGTAGCCGTGCTTGGCATGTGGGGGCCGTTCTATTTAGGGTTTGATAGCGGCTGGGTTGTGGGCACTTGGGTCACTACGGTGCTCATCACTTTATATGGCACCTGGGTTGCCAAAAGGCTTGATCTCACGGGTTCCATTTACATTGTTCAGGGCATCATTATCTTGGTACCAGGAAGCCGTGTTATGGTGAGCGCTAGCCAATCTGTGTTTGAGCAATCGATTTTACCGATCCCTAATATCGGTTTATCCGCATTATTTATGTTTTCAGCTATTGTGGCTGGTCAAATTACCGCATACTCAATATACTCGCCAAAAATAGAGAGATAG